One window of the Parasphingopyxis algicola genome contains the following:
- a CDS encoding cation:proton antiporter, which yields MALDSLMVKIAVIGVAGVGAQWIAWRTGRPAIALMLIVGILVGPVSALIPHEFFRGGLINPERDFGALMEPIIKLAVAVILFEGGLSLNFRELRQAGWAVMRVVVIGVPLGWFLGTLAAHYGAGLSWEVSALFGGILVVTGPTVIGPMLRTLRVGPRVSNILKWEGIVNDPIGALLAVFIFAYITYGGTGTNIAAISFDVIGSTFIAALLGAALGWGVTWFFPRGYVPEYLKAPTLLILVVGGFVLADIIQHETGLVTVTIMGVVMANRPMFSSHALRRFKEDLAVLLISGVFIMLSATLDWEVITSFQTTSPDPIEGVLRFTGFLILLLFVVRPLTILVSLLFSSVPWNERLFIAWIAPRGIVAVAITGLFAIRLVDYGIEDAEALIPLSFGVVIATIFAHGFSAKWWARRLDLDQGEADGVLLVGANRWTIDFGELLKKMDIPVTIADPSQYALRAAKRRELDIYRGDILDEVTQEHLDLGQFQELIAATDNDAYNALICDDLGPEMGYDSVSQIGTDRDREAYHARGRVLMRSAPTIDDLLKCEDADWVFTRTKITDKFGIEDLKQNLDPEALLICVLKPDRRLLFYSTDARPVVEPGDIVISYAPPEAPEEQLEKRERPNRPPEPQPA from the coding sequence ATGGCGCTCGACTCCCTCATGGTGAAGATCGCGGTGATCGGTGTCGCCGGGGTCGGCGCACAATGGATCGCCTGGCGGACTGGACGCCCGGCCATCGCCCTGATGCTGATCGTCGGTATCCTGGTCGGCCCCGTCAGCGCGCTTATCCCGCACGAGTTTTTCCGCGGAGGCCTCATAAATCCCGAAAGAGATTTCGGGGCTCTGATGGAGCCCATCATCAAGCTTGCGGTGGCGGTGATCCTGTTCGAAGGCGGACTAAGCCTCAATTTCCGGGAGTTGCGCCAGGCGGGATGGGCGGTGATGCGCGTCGTCGTGATCGGCGTGCCCCTGGGTTGGTTCCTCGGAACCCTGGCGGCGCATTACGGCGCAGGGCTGAGCTGGGAGGTGTCGGCGCTGTTCGGCGGTATCCTCGTCGTCACCGGGCCGACGGTGATCGGCCCGATGCTGCGCACCTTGCGCGTCGGGCCGCGCGTGTCGAACATCTTGAAATGGGAAGGGATCGTCAACGATCCGATCGGGGCGCTGCTGGCCGTCTTCATCTTCGCCTATATCACCTATGGCGGCACCGGCACCAATATCGCGGCGATCAGCTTCGATGTCATCGGCTCCACCTTCATAGCGGCGCTGCTCGGCGCGGCGCTGGGCTGGGGCGTGACCTGGTTCTTCCCGCGCGGCTATGTCCCGGAATATCTGAAAGCACCGACGCTCCTGATCCTGGTGGTCGGGGGTTTCGTCCTCGCCGATATCATCCAGCACGAAACCGGTCTCGTTACCGTCACGATCATGGGCGTCGTGATGGCCAACCGGCCGATGTTTTCCAGCCACGCGTTGCGCCGGTTCAAGGAAGATCTTGCGGTGCTGCTGATATCGGGCGTGTTTATCATGCTCTCGGCGACGCTCGACTGGGAGGTCATCACCAGTTTCCAGACGACCTCGCCCGATCCGATCGAAGGCGTGCTGCGCTTTACCGGCTTCCTGATCCTGCTGCTGTTCGTCGTCCGGCCGCTGACCATCCTGGTCTCGCTGCTCTTTTCGAGCGTGCCCTGGAACGAACGGCTGTTCATTGCGTGGATCGCACCGCGCGGCATCGTTGCCGTGGCGATCACCGGCCTCTTCGCGATCCGGCTCGTGGATTATGGAATAGAGGATGCCGAGGCGCTGATCCCGCTCTCCTTCGGCGTCGTCATCGCCACGATCTTCGCGCACGGCTTTTCCGCGAAATGGTGGGCCAGGCGGCTCGATCTCGACCAGGGGGAGGCGGACGGCGTGCTGCTCGTCGGTGCCAATCGCTGGACCATCGACTTTGGCGAGTTGCTCAAGAAGATGGACATCCCCGTTACCATCGCGGACCCCTCGCAATATGCGTTGCGCGCAGCCAAACGCCGCGAGCTCGATATCTATCGCGGCGATATTCTCGACGAGGTGACGCAGGAACATCTCGATCTCGGGCAGTTCCAGGAACTGATCGCGGCGACGGACAACGATGCCTATAATGCCTTGATCTGCGACGATCTTGGCCCGGAAATGGGGTATGATTCGGTCAGCCAGATCGGGACGGATCGGGACCGGGAAGCCTATCATGCGCGCGGGCGCGTCCTCATGCGATCCGCGCCGACGATCGACGATTTGCTCAAATGCGAAGACGCCGACTGGGTCTTCACCCGCACCAAGATCACCGACAAGTTCGGGATCGAGGACCTCAAACAGAATCTGGATCCGGAGGCACTGCTCATCTGCGTCCTCAAGCCGGACCGGCGCCTGCTCTTCTATTCGACCGACGCGCGGCCCGTCGTGGAGCCCGGCGATATCGTCATCAGCTACGCCCCGCCCGAAGCGCCCGAGGAACAGCTCGAAAAACGCGAACGCCCGAACCGGCCGCCCGAACCGCAACCGGCCTAG
- a CDS encoding [protein-PII] uridylyltransferase has product MPSTSIPNRRAIIDRREVAATLHGIEAEGTAALRAAAVEELRKTMEQGCAEIADRLAEKPSRGSIITRSYSFLYDQLLRLIYDFTVQRLYSNSNPSDAERLTLIAVGGYGRSELAPFSDLDIGFLTPYKQSPWCEQVIESILYTLWDLGLKVGHSSRSLDDMVRMAKSDLTIRTALLEARYLWGDEHLYDEATQRFYAEVVEGTAQVFTAGKLEERDARHERMGDSRYVVEPNVKDGKGGLRDLHTLFWIGRYVHKVRDLGELVEHGLLTAEELKQFRKARDFLLAVRCHLHLISGRPEERLTFDVQPEIAKRMHYAERTGKSAVERFMQHYFLIAKQVGDLTGVFLAHLDEQYGPRGRRFVMPTLRRKPRKLNGFTLDRGRLSIPADDFFGEDPVRLIEMFALADKHGLEIHPVAMRQAGRDEKMVATIRDDPRANALFLDVLTSPRDPETVLRWMNEAGVFGRFVPDFGRVVAQMQFDMYHHYTVDEHTIRAIGLLSKIESGLLKDDHPLSHDVMQKLVSRRVLYIAVLLHDIAKGRGGDHSILGAEVADELCPRLGLDAGETQTVAWLVRWHLLMSATAFKRDLSDPKTIEDFVLAVKSPERLKLLLVLTVVDIRAVGPGVWNDWKRQLLTDLFEAAEETLRLGHKHQGRDSRIDAAQQALAETLGWPDADMRRLVKRMPRAYWIAENEETAAANARQMAEAEEGSEKLSIATEPDPERGATIVTVYTADHPGLFYRLAGAVDMAGANVIDARIYTTRDGMALDNILVQDPLGGTFDDPGQLQRLQTAIRDALANKHKLKERLEARPLPRARAEAFHIEPLVLIDNKASNRYTVIEVNALDRPALLNSLTHALFQSKATIRSAHIATYGERAVDTFYVTDLFGEKIVNPSRLKALQKRLLKAAASPREDEKEAA; this is encoded by the coding sequence ATGCCCAGCACTTCCATCCCCAATCGGCGCGCGATTATCGACCGGCGCGAAGTCGCCGCGACGCTGCATGGAATCGAGGCCGAGGGTACTGCCGCGTTGCGCGCTGCAGCCGTCGAGGAACTGCGCAAGACGATGGAGCAGGGATGTGCGGAAATCGCGGATCGCCTTGCCGAGAAGCCGTCACGCGGTTCGATCATAACCCGGAGCTATTCCTTTCTGTATGATCAGCTGCTCCGGCTCATCTACGACTTCACCGTTCAGCGCCTCTATTCGAACAGCAATCCGTCGGATGCCGAACGGCTGACCCTCATTGCGGTCGGCGGCTACGGACGCAGCGAACTGGCGCCCTTTTCCGATCTCGATATCGGATTCCTGACGCCCTACAAGCAATCGCCCTGGTGCGAGCAGGTGATCGAATCGATCCTCTACACGCTCTGGGATTTGGGGCTGAAGGTCGGCCATTCGAGTCGCTCGCTCGACGATATGGTCCGCATGGCGAAGAGCGATCTGACAATCCGCACGGCGCTGCTCGAAGCGCGATACCTGTGGGGCGACGAACACCTGTATGACGAGGCGACGCAGCGCTTCTACGCCGAGGTCGTCGAGGGCACGGCGCAGGTCTTCACCGCCGGAAAGCTGGAAGAGCGCGATGCGCGGCACGAACGGATGGGCGACAGCCGCTATGTGGTCGAACCCAATGTGAAGGACGGCAAGGGCGGGCTGCGCGATCTCCACACATTGTTCTGGATCGGCCGCTATGTGCACAAGGTCCGCGATCTGGGTGAACTGGTCGAACACGGCCTGCTTACGGCCGAGGAACTCAAGCAGTTTCGCAAGGCGCGCGACTTCCTGCTCGCGGTGCGCTGCCACCTCCATCTGATTTCGGGCCGTCCGGAAGAGCGGTTGACCTTCGATGTCCAGCCCGAGATCGCCAAGCGGATGCACTATGCCGAACGCACCGGGAAATCGGCTGTCGAGCGGTTTATGCAGCATTATTTCCTGATCGCGAAACAGGTAGGCGACCTGACCGGCGTCTTCCTCGCGCACTTGGACGAGCAATACGGACCGCGCGGGCGGCGGTTCGTGATGCCGACACTGCGCCGCAAGCCGCGCAAGCTCAACGGCTTCACGCTGGATCGAGGACGGCTTTCGATTCCCGCCGACGATTTTTTCGGGGAAGACCCGGTCCGGCTGATCGAAATGTTCGCTCTGGCCGACAAGCACGGCCTTGAAATCCATCCGGTCGCGATGCGCCAGGCCGGCCGCGACGAGAAGATGGTCGCGACGATCCGGGACGATCCCCGCGCTAACGCGCTGTTCCTCGACGTGCTCACGAGCCCGCGCGATCCCGAAACGGTGTTGCGCTGGATGAACGAGGCGGGGGTCTTCGGCCGCTTCGTTCCCGATTTCGGCCGCGTCGTCGCCCAGATGCAGTTCGACATGTATCATCATTACACCGTCGACGAGCATACGATCCGGGCAATCGGACTCCTCTCCAAGATCGAAAGCGGGCTGCTCAAGGACGACCATCCGCTGTCCCATGATGTCATGCAGAAGCTCGTATCGCGACGGGTTCTCTATATCGCGGTGCTGCTGCACGACATTGCCAAGGGCAGGGGCGGCGATCATTCGATCCTCGGCGCGGAGGTGGCGGACGAACTATGTCCGCGTCTCGGACTGGACGCCGGCGAAACGCAGACCGTGGCATGGCTCGTGCGCTGGCATCTGCTGATGTCGGCGACGGCGTTCAAGCGCGACCTCTCCGACCCGAAGACGATCGAGGATTTCGTGCTCGCGGTGAAGAGCCCCGAACGGCTGAAACTGCTGCTTGTGCTCACCGTCGTCGATATTCGCGCTGTCGGGCCGGGCGTCTGGAACGACTGGAAACGCCAGCTTCTGACCGATCTGTTCGAAGCGGCCGAGGAAACCCTCCGGCTGGGTCACAAGCATCAGGGCCGCGATTCGCGGATCGACGCCGCTCAGCAGGCGCTGGCCGAGACGCTCGGCTGGCCGGATGCGGATATGAGGCGGCTCGTCAAGCGAATGCCCCGCGCCTATTGGATCGCCGAGAATGAGGAGACCGCCGCTGCCAATGCGCGGCAGATGGCCGAGGCGGAAGAAGGCAGCGAAAAACTGTCCATAGCCACGGAGCCGGACCCGGAGCGCGGCGCGACGATTGTGACCGTCTACACGGCCGACCATCCGGGATTGTTCTACCGGCTGGCCGGGGCGGTCGACATGGCCGGCGCGAACGTGATCGATGCGCGGATCTACACGACGCGGGACGGTATGGCGCTGGACAACATCCTGGTTCAGGACCCCCTCGGCGGGACGTTCGACGATCCCGGCCAGCTACAACGCCTTCAAACCGCGATCCGCGACGCGCTTGCCAACAAGCACAAGCTGAAGGAGCGCCTCGAAGCACGGCCGCTACCCCGCGCACGGGCCGAAGCCTTCCATATCGAGCCGCTGGTGCTGATCGATAACAAGGCATCGAACCGCTATACGGTGATCGAGGTCAATGCGCTCGACCGGCCCGCGCTGCTCAACAGCCTGACGCATGCGTTGTTCCAGTCCAAGGCGACGATCCGTTCGGCGCATATTGCCACCTATGGTGAGCGGGCTGTCGATACCTTCTACGTGACGGATCTGTTCGGCGAGAAGATCGTCAATCCGTCGCGGCTCAAGGCGCTGCAGAAGCGCCTGCTCAAGGCCGCGGCCTCGCCGCGCGAAGATGAGAAGGAAGCGGCCTAG
- the mutS gene encoding DNA mismatch repair protein MutS, protein MMAQYLALKESVPDCLLFYRMGDFFELFFEDAKAAAATLDIALTARGEHDGEPIPMCGVPAHSHEAYLARLIKAGHRVAIADQTETPEQAKKRAGSKALVGRAIIRVVTAGTLTEETLLDAKSENWLVAVAETVGKLGIAAADISTGRFTLATAEPDMLDAELARLSAAELIVPEGFANVPEHAQICPKTDFGSIGAEKRLKALFGVATLDGFGDFDRAELAAAGGLLAYLETAGQGDLPFLQPPRRHRTGDHMLIDAATRESLELTQAVGGGRSGSLLGCIDQSVTGAGARLLAADISAPLTSVAAIEARLDLVRLLEADAGRRESLRAALKALPDIGRALGRLVAARGTPRDLGLLRDGLGAARELHMDLSQIEEPPKLLAELLPALTGHGALTDHLSRALVPSPPIDIAKGGYIAEGYDAALDDLRETAGAGRKAIAGLEARYRETTGIASLKVKHNNVLGYHIEVPSRHADALMGEESGFTHRQTLAGVVRFNAPDLHEEAQRVMQAGAHALAAEAAHLEELIATTLADKDRIAATADALARLDVAAALAEQAALCGWTRPRLAGHPCFQVEGGRHPVVERAVEQQGERFVANDCRLSPDERLWLVTGPNMGGKSTFLRQNALIAVLAQAGSYVPAASAELGIVDKLFSRVGASDNLARGRSTFMVEMVETAAILAQATENSLVILDEVGRGTSTYDGLAIAWAVVEAVHDVNRCRCLFATHYHELTRLAERLDALSLHHVRAREWKGDLVLLHELADGPADRSYGLAVAKLAGLPKDTVARAKSVLAKLEAGRASTGGLAAGLDDLPLFSADVAQEENRADPLRETLEAVHADDLSPREALDFVYRLKRLADEGDDA, encoded by the coding sequence ATGATGGCGCAATATCTGGCGCTCAAGGAGAGCGTACCCGATTGTCTGCTCTTCTACCGCATGGGCGATTTCTTCGAGCTGTTTTTCGAAGACGCCAAGGCTGCCGCCGCCACCCTCGATATCGCATTGACGGCGCGCGGCGAACATGATGGCGAACCGATCCCGATGTGCGGCGTGCCCGCGCACAGCCATGAGGCGTATCTCGCGCGGCTGATCAAGGCGGGTCATCGCGTCGCGATCGCCGACCAGACGGAGACTCCCGAACAGGCGAAGAAGCGGGCCGGTTCGAAGGCGCTGGTCGGGCGGGCGATTATCCGGGTGGTCACGGCCGGGACCCTGACCGAGGAAACGCTGCTCGATGCCAAATCGGAGAACTGGCTGGTCGCTGTCGCGGAGACGGTGGGAAAGCTGGGGATTGCCGCGGCGGATATCTCGACCGGGCGCTTCACGCTGGCTACCGCCGAACCCGATATGCTCGACGCTGAGCTGGCCCGGCTGTCCGCCGCCGAACTGATCGTGCCGGAGGGGTTCGCAAACGTGCCGGAGCATGCGCAGATCTGTCCGAAAACCGATTTCGGCAGCATCGGGGCGGAGAAGCGGTTGAAGGCCTTGTTCGGTGTGGCGACGCTCGACGGATTCGGCGATTTCGACCGGGCCGAGCTGGCGGCGGCAGGCGGGTTGCTCGCCTATCTCGAGACCGCCGGGCAGGGCGATTTGCCCTTCCTCCAGCCGCCGCGCCGTCACCGGACCGGCGATCATATGCTGATCGATGCCGCGACGCGCGAAAGCCTCGAGCTGACGCAGGCTGTCGGCGGCGGCCGCAGCGGCAGCCTGCTCGGCTGCATCGATCAGAGCGTGACCGGGGCCGGTGCGCGGCTCCTCGCCGCCGATATCTCCGCGCCGCTGACATCGGTTGCCGCGATCGAGGCGCGGCTCGATCTCGTCCGGCTGTTGGAAGCCGATGCAGGCCGGCGCGAAAGCCTGCGCGCTGCCCTGAAGGCGCTGCCCGATATCGGTCGGGCGCTGGGGCGGCTGGTCGCTGCGCGCGGCACGCCGCGCGATCTGGGATTGTTGCGGGACGGACTCGGTGCGGCGCGTGAGCTCCATATGGATTTGTCCCAGATAGAGGAGCCGCCGAAACTGCTGGCCGAATTACTGCCGGCGCTGACCGGGCACGGGGCGCTCACCGATCATCTCTCCCGCGCACTTGTACCATCGCCGCCGATCGATATCGCCAAGGGCGGCTATATCGCCGAAGGCTATGACGCAGCGCTCGATGACCTCCGGGAAACGGCCGGGGCGGGCCGCAAGGCGATCGCCGGGCTCGAGGCGCGCTATCGCGAGACGACGGGGATTGCGAGCCTCAAGGTGAAGCACAACAACGTGCTCGGTTATCATATCGAGGTGCCCTCGCGGCATGCCGACGCGCTGATGGGCGAGGAGTCCGGTTTCACCCACCGCCAGACGCTGGCCGGGGTCGTGCGTTTCAACGCTCCGGATCTGCACGAGGAAGCGCAGCGTGTCATGCAGGCGGGTGCCCATGCTCTGGCCGCGGAGGCCGCGCATCTCGAGGAGCTGATCGCGACGACCCTTGCGGACAAGGATCGCATCGCCGCGACCGCCGATGCGCTGGCCCGGCTCGACGTCGCAGCCGCCCTCGCTGAACAGGCGGCGCTGTGCGGCTGGACCCGTCCCAGGCTCGCTGGCCATCCCTGTTTCCAGGTCGAGGGCGGCCGCCACCCGGTCGTCGAGCGGGCGGTCGAGCAACAGGGCGAACGCTTCGTCGCGAATGACTGCAGGCTTTCTCCGGACGAGCGGCTCTGGCTCGTTACCGGCCCCAATATGGGCGGCAAATCGACCTTTCTGCGCCAGAATGCGCTGATCGCGGTACTCGCCCAGGCGGGCAGCTACGTACCGGCCGCTTCGGCCGAACTCGGCATCGTCGACAAGCTCTTTTCGCGTGTCGGCGCGTCGGACAATCTCGCGCGCGGCCGTTCGACCTTCATGGTCGAGATGGTAGAGACCGCCGCAATCCTCGCGCAAGCGACAGAAAACAGCCTTGTGATACTTGACGAGGTCGGGCGCGGGACGTCGACCTATGACGGGCTCGCCATTGCCTGGGCCGTCGTCGAGGCGGTCCACGACGTGAACCGGTGCCGCTGCCTCTTCGCCACCCATTATCACGAGCTGACCCGGCTCGCCGAACGGCTCGACGCGCTGTCCCTCCACCATGTTCGCGCCCGCGAATGGAAAGGCGATCTGGTGCTGCTCCACGAACTGGCCGACGGGCCGGCCGATCGCAGCTACGGCCTTGCCGTCGCCAAGCTGGCCGGTTTGCCCAAGGACACCGTCGCGCGGGCCAAGTCGGTGCTCGCCAAGCTCGAGGCCGGGCGCGCCTCGACCGGCGGGCTGGCGGCCGGGCTCGACGATCTGCCGCTGTTTTCCGCCGATGTCGCGCAGGAGGAGAACCGCGCCGATCCGCTGCGCGAGACGCTGGAGGCGGTCCATGCCGACGATCTGAGCCCGCGCGAGGCGCTGGACTTCGTCTACCGCCTCAAACGGCTGGCGGACGAGGGCGACGACGCCTAG